Genomic segment of Canis lupus dingo isolate Sandy chromosome 9, ASM325472v2, whole genome shotgun sequence:
GGAAAAGCTAACTAGCCAGCCCCTGACAGATTGCCCTAAGAAGGCTAGATTACATGAAAATCCAAAGCAAAGCCTTTGActgtctttccattctttccttggGAACTAAATGAGTCTGACTGCCCAACAGTGGGCAACCAAGAGAAGCTGGAATCTAGATCAATGCACAGTCAGTATTGAGTCCTGAACCATCACACACTGGTCTCCCCTACCCCCTCCTTTTTAGAAGACCAGGGGGAGATTATCCAGTAATCTGCCAGGGTCAGACCAGCTGTGGGGGAGATTTATAGGCTCAAATGGGGACAAATGGCATTCGTTCAGGCTACAAGGCTCTTTAAGGGGGAAACAAAGAGTGCAGGACTGAGAGCCACATTTACTAGAGTAGGGAGGGGGAATGTATAATTATATCCCATGAACACACTGGACTTCTTGTCCAGCGATCCTTGAGGACACTTCAGGGAAAACCTTCTCTATCCCCTCTATATCCTGGACCCAGGTCTCTTTAGAGAGGACCAAACTGCTGGGCCCCTTGAAAAGAGCAGAGACCTGGACAGCCAGGGCTGTAAAGGCTAGCTAGCAACTCAGGGAAATAACACTTTCCGCTTCCAGACAGAAGCAACACTAGGAACACTTTTCCTCCAGCTGTTTTCACCGAGTCAACAGAGACTAAAGCAATCATCAGAAAAGGTTTGGGAAGCTTCAATTCTATATAAAACACATGTAAGTATCCAAAACTTTTTCACTAAATGAAGGAAGGGTCAGATTCAACTTGATCTGGTGAGGATACTGTCACTTGAGTGCTTGTCATGTTCCTCTTCCAGTGCCCTTGGGAGATAGCAACCACATCGGAATTGCTTTACACAACCCAAGAGTGCCCAAGGAGCACCTGGCACATTACTGATACCCAACGGACATCTGATGAATCTAGCTGAACACAAATGGGTATGAGACCCAGCCTAAAACCCTTTACAAGCAAGGAAACTGGGTTCTAGAGCATGAGAAATGCCCTaaacccatttttcttttgggtagAACAGGAGCCTATGCCTAAGGCCACTGACCCAAGGCCTGGGTTCCTAGCTTTTCCTCAAGCTGACTGGCAGGAGTCTGTCTCCTGTGATCAGTGTGGTGCATTTCCACCCTCTTCTTGGTAGCAGCTCAGTACCAACCAGCATGACAACAGtccctccccctttctccagCCCCATACTAAGATGTGTACACCTGGAGAAGCAGTGCTTTAAAACCTTTCTACCATCGTAGTGAACTGATGAAGCTTCTGAGATAGTAAGCAATCCATCATAACGTTTGTGACTGGTTAACTTTAATTTGTCAAAATAAATCTGCAGTATTTTGCATGTTAGTAATACAGTGCTGGTATTGACAGGAAAAAATCATCATCTGCTTACATAGAAACCTTCATTTAGGAGCACACCTTAGGAGGGAAATGGATATACAATAAAAGGCAAATGCAGGCCAAGCAGCGAGCCCTAGAGCATAACAGGCTGGATGTCAGATTTGAGGATTATCTAATACAACTGTTTAGCTGCCAATCTGATAAAGGGGAAGCTCTCAACCAGGTTACAAccagaagggaaaaacaaaactgctttTTCATAGCGTGGTGGCCGTCGTGCCTTCAACACTTGGTTGAATCAGTTCATCAGCATCAAAACTCAATTCCAGTTCCAAGACACAGGAGAATCTCACCACACAACCTATTTGGCCCCCCTTTCAGTGGCCCGCCGCCACCCCCTTCCTGCCGACTCTCTCCCTCCCAAAAGAAGACACGACGTGGCTTTATTATTGCAGACAAGCTTCTTAAGTGAATAAAGAATGCAtacaaaatagcattttaacTGAAGTCATACAATGAAGTCTCACTCCTGTTTATTATACAATGAATTGATAAAACAATCATTTctagtatatatctttttttttttttaagaactaatACTTTCAGGGTTCTGACGACCACACTCTAGCCTGGGGGTAGGGTCCACACGTGCCCCCACTGAGGACTGCTCCTTGGGCCACTGTGGAGGAAGCCTGGGCTATCTGAATCAGGGTGGATGGTGACTGCCAGCCCAGCCAGAGATGACAGGTCCTAGCAGGCAGAGCCAGAACCCGGTCCTGGGGCTGCATGCCAGGAAACATACACTTCCTCCAAATGTGGCCACTACCTGCCCAATCTAGGCCTCAGCAGGGCCGTGTGTGGGCCTTCCCTACACAAGTCCTTCCAGTAGTCCACACATAATGCTctacagattaaaaacaaaccatcTTTGTACTGTGGATAGGAACAGTTGTAACAAAGTCATAGCTAcatatttttctctacattttgtttattgagaCAAACTAATTAAAAGGCACAAACATAGGGCATGTTTACATGGACATTATAACAAACATATACATTAAAAGTGTAGGAATGTGTTGCCTTCCTGCTAAACAGAAAGTTCCTAAGcttttatatatacaaaagttGTACAATTTAATGTCCTAAAGTACAAaagatcatttataaaattattttacactaagtactattttattttttactatgtaGTTCAACCCCCTCGAACTGTTTTGTATAATGACACACAGATACCTGTCCCTGATGTAGGAAGTCTGCCTCAGATGTAAGGTATTGGATGCTTGAACTGACACAGTGGGGTATAAACGGAAGTCATCCAGTTTGATAGTCAGTCCTGCAAACATTCTCCAAGATTAATACAACTAAATTCCATTTCTCTTAACTGCaagattaaaaaaggaaaaaaaaaaaaaaccaaaaacatattgcaacttaaaaaaaaaagatcacagcgTCTTGgttttagtaacttttttttttttttttttttaaaacacaatgttttaaaaacattaatgtgTGGCATGATGGTGTAAAGAGTATCTGTTTCCCTAACTTTTGGTTTCTACTTTATGTACAGAAATAAAACATCCtgctaagaaataaaaagcacatgtCTTAACGTGCACAATCATTGCTGGGTCTCTACAGGGAGCACAGATAGCTGTCTccctgaaaacaacacaaatacaagtgttttctcaaagaaaaaaaaagtgatgttcaTATTTACAAAGTTGAACAAATCTGCACAATACTTGATTAAGAAAcggaaggagaaattaaaaaaaaaagatacactctGCTTGTTCTGAAGGGGTATACTACCTAGTTAGTGGTTAGAATAAAAACTGTATACAATTTAATATAAGACATAAACTCTAGTGAGCAACTAACACATCTTCCCCTGTTGTAATATCAACAGGCTCTGattgggagagagaggggcataTCACATCCCAGTGCCTCCAGCATCTTCCAATTTAAAGCAATGTATTTTAACTGTTCGAAAGTACTCCTTGGCTCCTGAATAGGAGTCCCAGTGGCCTCTGTTAGGAGTCTGCCCGTCCACACACTTGACTTCTCCTCTGTCAGTTGAGGCCTTTTCTTACCAAAACacaatttgtatattttggtgtgttttttttttttttttttttttttaaagtctactaCAATGCTATATTCCATCAGGATTAATATGCTGAGCAATATTTACATCTCCAAATATCAGGTCACAATCCCTATTATATGTTGAAGTTAGAATGATAAATTATCATATGCTTTGCATATCAGAGCTGGTATCACCTTTCCCATAGGGAATGCTGCCTGAAATTAACATATTCCCAAAGGTAAAATGCATATTCtctgaaatgcattttattatgaCAATGCATGTATTTActcataaaaacaataaacacagACAATTCTACACTAGCTTTCTGTGGATTTAGAGCTTCGGGTTAAAATCAGCCATCCACCTCGTATGGGGAGAAGAGTTCTGCTAGTGTTTAGAATAAAATGATTCCTTGGGATTAGAAACAGTAatgctgtttttttattttgaaatgggttttgcttttttatgattGGTTTTAATTCTGGCATTTTACCTTGCCAACTACTATTGTTTAAGCAATGCTGTCAGCTAAAACGAATTTCTGATTAAACTAAAGTGGTCCAGTGATAAGTTACATACACACCCTACCTTGAACAATCCCagccaaattggaaaaaaatgccactacactattattaactaatataataaaatctCCCAATTTCATGGTTTACTTTTTGCTTTAATAAACTAAAAGTAAGTTGCtggtaaatatttactttaacccatattttgattttataatactGTTTACCAAGGTGGTGATGTAGGCAAAGCTTGGGGTAAGAAAGGCATGCTCTCTACAGGCCTCATTGCTATATTGAGAGGGGCAGCTAACGTCATAGGTGTGGGCAGGTTCATTGGAGACGTGATGGTGACAGGGTGTGCTATATTCACTGGAGCAGTGACTGGGGTGGGAAGGTTGACTGGGGTAGTAAGTGTTAAAGGAGAGGTCATGGATAATGGACTGGTTATAGTTACAGGGTGCCCTATGTTCATTGGGCTGGTTATGTTAACTGCACTTGAAACATTTACTGGACTTCTCATGCTCATTGCAGCTGCCACTGTGACTGGGTTTGACATCGTCCCAGACGACACAGAGGACGTTATATTGAATGGAGTAGTGAGAGTCACAGGTGTCGTAGCAGCCGTGGAGGTTTGGCACAGGTTAGCAGCTTctaaaataagaagacaaaatgGCCTTTAGACTCCCAAAACAATGAGTAAAATTCACAAACAACTTCTgaaccaactcttttttttaattaaaaaggacatttaataaatgaaattacagGTTCTTTACCAAGCGGTCAACAGGAAGGGAGGCTCTTTCTGAGTACAGGACTGGGGATGCATGAATCTTTTCTAATGCTATTCTTCCCACACGGCTTTGGGCAACTTGTTTAGCCTGGCGCTTTTGGTTTCAGATTTAGATTTACTTACCTACCTCACAGTGATGCTGGGAAGATCAGTTAATTTCTGCTAGGCACTCTGGGAGGCAGAGATATCAAGCAGGGCTTAGTATTCTCACTACCATTTCATGCAGGCAGAGCCAAGCACTGGCAGGCTGGGAGAAAGAGCTTGTTTACACAGAGCTGGGCCGATGGTCACACAAGAACAGGTAATCAGAAAAATCTTCTAGTAAGGCACACTGTAACTAGCGGAGAGAGTTGTGTATCCTCAATGCTATTTACTCTAAAGCCTCAGAGGTGAAGCTACATTCtgttaaggttttaaaaatcccaaagtaGGGACTGACCAACAAGCTATTTTCATATCACCTGTTTATTTCAGTCTTAGAAAAATCGTTTAAACAATCCTAATGTGTCTAGTTAGGTTCCCTAACTAtgctaagaaagagaaaatatctctCAGTGGGTTTATATTTTCCTCTCCActcccatttcttctctttctgatgctGACAGAATCACCCACTTTACACCCAGGGTCATATAACTGCGCACATTCTATACATCATCAACCATACCAAGGAGGACTAATTAAGCAAAAAGACCCTACAGTGATTTGTGGGACCTTGGTGCTTGTTACCCAGCAAAGCCTGGGTACTTCTTAAAGAAAACTTCCCTCAGAggtgacacccccaccccacccctcaatAAAATTCAGCACCACCTGCTGGTGTGTCAGAAAACAGCAGTGAGAAGACAGATGAGCTGGCTAGTTGGATGCATGTGACTTGGCtatcaaaatggagaaaatacatttaagacTAAGGACAGAGGTCTGCACACATTCCACACATCCGAGTCAAATCACCTCACGCTGATCAATATGATGGAACTCTGGCAAACTCCATACTCTCTGTCAGGAATTCCCAAACCTGGCTGATGATCAAAATCATTTCTCTAGggagctttaaaacaaaaacaaaaaccaaaccaaaccaaaccaaaccaaaccaaaccaaaacttCCCAGGAAATTCAACAATGATATTTAGATGGAACtttagaaatctgtatttttaaaaagctcttgaGATGGGTGATCTGATTCTTACTCAGGTTTGGGGACTTTAtattaccttatttaaaaaaagagacctGGTGATTCAAGTTTAGGTTGTCAGGGCAGGAATCTCCTCTCCCCAAAGATGTGACATTTTACTAACACGAATACAGACGTTTCTAACATTAGTGGTCATTTCCAGAGAGATTCATGCTACAAATGGGAATACAATAGCATTTTGTTTCGTGGAGGTCAAAAGATGAGCTAAACAATTGAGTCTTATTGTGCACGCAAAATGAAATACAACACCAAAAAGAAGAGTGCAGAAAGGGAAAACCGACTCACTTTTGAGGTGATGTTAGCACTGCTAAAGTATTCTTGTTTCCACCAAAGAAGGGGCTTTCACCCTCACCTGTGCCggcccctccccacccgcccCTGCCTCTCCTTTCAGTCTAACATCATCCTTTTCTAGGACTTAAATCATTTTACTCTTACTCCTTCTCAAGTAAAACATCCTTCATAACATGCTTTCACCTACTTGCGACTGTCATAGCACATAGACATTTTCCTGCACACCCTCATCTCCACCTCTTCTaaccataaaacattttattaaataataacaaattttcACTTGGAAGAGAAGAGCACGAAGCTGCTGAGGAAGGGTAGAAAGCCTACCTGGCTGCAATGCAAGCAGATGTATGAAAAAGGACTCTATATTCCTTTCATCTTTATCCAAATACAGGGTGTTTAGAAGGGATCTGTGGAAGGGAAGAGCTATACTACATGAAAGCAAAGGAGGGAAGAGACTACACAGTGAAGGAATTACAGAGGAGCCTACAGGCAAAGGATTCCttatgaatttgaaataaaacagtAAGACATGGCAGAggtcaggaaggaaagaagcaattTAGGAATCTCTCCTATGGCTGATGGTACACAGACAAAATGATTGATTTGAAATGCCCCCACAATAGTTCAGAAGCCAAAACTCTTAAGTCTTAAGTTAAAAAGCTGTGTGGAAAACAGATACTCCAACTGATTCTTCACAAGatttaggaaaagaaagcaaaccaTTCTCAATCTTAGTAACAATGACAGTAAAGTCCCTAACAACTTAAGTACACACATGTTAGGCTAACACCAGCCCCAGTAAGAGACTGAATGAGATTAAGGTAAGACCAAGAGCAAAAATATCAGCACCGTTAAGCCGGAAACAGGTAATACATAATGCAACACAGAAAGAACATTAAAGAGCAGAAAATAGCAAAgttgtaagaaaataaacttgtgcaccaaaagaatatttcatccaCCTCCAAAAGTGGGAATGTTTTAGAAGGGCAAAAGAGGAGCCCATAATGCATGGAGATTGACATAAAAATGGAACTCTGAACATACACAGTGAAGGACCAAATCTGGCTCCAAATTTCTAAGAAAAGGTCAATCAAAAGAATATGACCAGAAGCACtaaggattttttatttctttaagtaaaaaaaaaaaaacaaaaacaaaaaacacttatcTGGAAGCTTAGAAGCTTTgtggccaacatatagtatttcCAGGTTTCCAGGAAGCCAGATTCCCTAAGTTGTGGATGCCTCTCTTGGAGCCTGGGGCACACTATGTGAACACATGTCAGCCGTACCATGAGCATTGGCCACCTcatcttatctttgtttttttgaaggattttatttatttattcatgagagatacagagagagaggcagagacataagcagagggagaagcaggctccctgtggggagcccaatgcaggacttgatcccaggaccccaggatcgctatttaagctaaaggcagacgctcaaccactgagccacccaggtgtccctcatcttACCTTTCTTTCTTGCCTTGACAGCTTCCTCCCACAGTCTCAGTGTCTCCACCTGCTTCCCTGGCCAGCTTGTCAcatgctgctgctgttgctgctgctgctgctgctgcttctggctGCTGGTTTCTTCACTCATGCATGCTACTCCAAAGATAAACCATAGATGCTACATTACCTTGAAAAAGTGTAGCcattttttcaaaatctgaaacTTAGATACTTTGGTTCTTCAAGCTTCTctgacctttattattatttgacttGATAGTTTTTACTAGAGAGATCTTCTTTTGCTGCTTCTGTCTATACtggtcaaaataaataaattactacaagaaaaatggagagagctgggggaaaatcaatataaaagagaaaataattctttgcTATATTAAAAGTGTCTTTTAGAATGGAACTTGGGTGATAATAGTATAGACTAATTTATGCTCGTCAAAATATCTAATCAAGTTGGCTACTTGACCACAACAATGCACACTAAAAGCAAATTTTTGTAAAGTTAAAAAGTGTGACATGCCAGACAATAAAACCAATGTActtacaaagaagcaaaaatggaTGAGATTAAAACAAACTAAGTGTTCTTTTCCGCTCACTTTTGGCCACCTATTCTGAGAATTTAATGTTTCTGCAgcataaagtgtgtgtgtgtgtatatatacatatttataaaatagaatacagaATTAGGAATAGATTTTCTTCTGGTGGTTAGGGCAATCTCAAAGACAAAACCTGGGTAAATGCAAATACTGAATTTTACTCATGAGTCCCTGAAATATTCTATCTTTGATTCTGAATTTAAGATAATCAGAGCACTTACACTTCCAAATGGATAGGATATCCCAACTTTACCGATGTGATTGAGAAGCAAACTTGATGCCACATTCATCTTTAAGGTTATCAAGGGCATTTTATTAACTCAAACAGGAGTTAGGAGACACTGATGCTTAAGAATCTTCCTTAACCTCATAAAACTTTcttaacaaaaacaatgaaaactgtCTCACAGAAGCTGCAACTTCCTAGTGTGGCTTCTGCTGCCACAATTCTAAAACACCAGAGCTTTTTGTTCAAACTCCACAGAAGGGACACGTTGAAAAAAGAGCGACAGGGAAATTCTGCTTTTCTAACTTGACTGTTATTAGTAGACAAACACTGGACTGGGCAAAATTAGTGGAGGGCTTGTCAGTGTTGTCTGTATCCACCCACACAGGTGAAGCAGATCTCCAATACCAGTATATACTCTCCATTAACATGTGTTTATATGCTTTAGTCATAGGAGAAAAACATGTAAGATGAATATGAACACAGTTCTGAGAGCACAGTAAAAACATCTTCAAAACATTATGAAAAACATCCATTTCATCAATATGAAATgcaacagaaatataatttgaagtgTCACCTACTTTTACTGATGCCTTGTTTACATGTATTACAGTTGATACTTTGGCTCTGCCCATGTGTCTTTAAGTGGCTGGTGATGTACGCTGCACTCAGAAGCTTCCCACAGATGTTACATGATACCTTGCCTTCGTGGCGCACCATGTGTGTCCGCAGTCTGTCTTTGGTGGCAAAGGCAGCAGTGCACGTCTGCATGAGggaggaaaactttttttaaatatagactaTCCTGTTCTACTCATTTTAAAGTACGTTATATTCTAGGCATAACCCTATCCATGTCTGCAAGCAGACTGAGTTAGTTGCATTTTAACTGCATGTGTTACCTAGAATCATAATCGTAAGGAAACACTTGGTGAATTTTAGACCCTTACatttagggggaagaaaaaataacagagtACTGAAAAGCTGTAGTCAGTTAAACCTGGAAATAAATGCAGCTCCTTGATTCATGAAACAGTGTAACACTAAGCAAATTAACCTATCTGCatttgtttctccatctgtaaaaggagGGTAATACCTACCTCACAAAATTACTGGTGAGATTAAGAGCCTGGCCCAAGGCCTCCCACATAGCAGGCACTTGCTCAAATGATACTAGCTTCCTTCCTCGGATTGGATTTTTCTTAGGATTCAAATCATTTACTCAATAAAGTCAGTTGTTAACACATTTAACTGAAAGGAGCACAGAAAGACTTCCAGCAACAAACTAAAATTACTGATGTCTAAAAAAGGTCATTGGATTTAGCAAGATTCTTAACCTTTTCATTATCACAACTTAGGCCAAATAAAATCAACAGATTTTCAAACTAGAAAAGGCTCCAATTTGACAGACAAACATCCAATAATTTTTCTCCACTTGGGAGaaaattcctattttcttcttttacggTTAAAAATCATCCACCCAGAAAATAACTTAaagcatttcattcatttattcatttcaaatacataatGACCTTTGCAagactatacatttttttcttgtaagataAATACTGTTGCCTAAGGAAAGGGAAATGCAGCTTAACGAAAAcaacacatttacatttttaaatgctcttgCCTCACAGAAATAGAAGCTGTCATTTATATTGTATAAAACCAGAATTCAAATGGACCACATTTACTCAAGTCAGTGATTTTAAGACTATTCAAGAACGGTGAGATTTGATTGGCTCAGACCTTCTGGATATTGTGCATTAAGTGCTACACTAAGGATAAGTCATTTTAACTCTTACTTGGCATTTGAAGGGTCTTTCTGTTGAATGGACATGTTTTACGTGACAGCTTAAGTGGTCAGGCCTGTGAAAGAGAGAGTTTCAACAGAAGATGTAATGGAACACACATTGAGAAATGCTACTCACTGTGATGTTTACATGCTTGGCAGCTTTGGGTGGAGGGCATTTTAAAGAAAGCTAGCAGAACTAtcaactccccctccccccagtgcaAGCCTCCTTACCTCTGTTACCATAAACAAAAGTTTTTAGTCCTTTACctgttaatttttctcttctagtCAACATCAAATCATGTTAGGTCTTGgttctttaaattataaaatacccaAAGTTTCAGTCCTAACACTTGCCAGAGACAGTTACTACTATATTAACttcaaaagcctttaaaaaggaaactagTGAAAGGTTAGTAACcacagaaaaatgggaaaaagtccTAAAAGTTATACTAAGAGTATCCAAGGTCATCCCAACTTCCAGGAAATAAGTTTCTTTGATTTACACAGTGAACCTCATGTCTAGTCACCCAGCTGAATTGGAAACCAATAGTTTTGCAGTGATAAGAATTACAGATGTGCCAAACGAAGGCCTGAGTCCACCAGGCCACTGCTTAACTGAAATATTAAGCTAATCACTATGTCACCACTTGTCAACCACACCAAACTGGAATTAGACCTGGAAGTGTAATACTTTATCTATCATCAATCTCCTCTAATAACACAGGCCTGCCCACAGCTATTCTCACATAATAAGCCTTCTgggtcacaaaaagacaaaactgaaatTCACTGATacctaataaaaacaaaagcaaagcaaaatgcaGTACCTCGAGAAACCTTTCCCACAAACACTGCAAGTATAGGGTTTGGTGATGCCTCCTTCATGAGACCTCACATGGTAAGTCATCCGGTCCTTCCTCTTGAAGCGCTGATTACAAACAGGACACTCGAAGGGCTTTTCGTCCGAATGGGAGAGCTTGTGCCGATTAAGGTGGTACACATCTCGGAAGGCCTTCCCACACATCTCACAAGCATGGTTCTTCTTGACAGGCTTACTGGGTTTCTTGACAGACTGGGTCACGGGCATAGCTGTGGTGCTGGCACTGCTGCTGGGGTTGGTGCCCGAGGAAGATGTAGTGACTGTTGATAAGATGCCAGCAATGGTCGAGACCAACGAAGTTCTGCTGCTGTCCCCAGCAATGGTGGAGATGAGGGGAACCACCGTGGTGGGGGTTTTCTTTGACCGGGACACCAACTTGATCCCTGTGTGGCAGGACTCATGGCGCCTCAGGTGATAGCTGTCCCTGAAAGCTTTGCTGCAATAAGTGCACACAAATgaagttttgggtttttcttttttaatcccaATGGCATCCTTTAATGTTTCTGGTGCTGCTTGAGGTTTCTGAGTTATTGGTATTGGAAGCAATGGTTTCTGATCAGGGGGCTCCACAGCAGAGCTCAGGAGGGGCAGCAAGCTGTTCTGTGCTGCCTGCTGTTGGTGATGGGAGGCTTCATGGGCCTAAAACCAAACATTTACACTTCAGAAACTCAGCCTCGCACAATGGCCTTCAAAATTCAACATGCTCCAGacaacagagaccagaagaaacaAAGAGCCTGTAAGCTACTCCCTGCAGCAGAGATCCAGCAACCACCTAGTTACCCTCAGAGTTCCCAAAACAAAGCATTAAAAATCACTGTGCAGACACAAAACTTTTACGACTAAGTTGCTGACAGTGATCTTGCTTTCAAACAGCTGACTACACACCACTCtggttcataagagacacaccaGCTGATGAAATCAGTTTGCATAGTCTGTCAGTGCTGAAACCAAGTTTAAATAACTTGTCAAAAGAATTACACTCCAGACTTAAGTATTTACCAGTACCTTACTGCAGTAATGCAGACGCTagacactcacacacatatacatatatacacataatcatctatttgtctattttaccTAGGAAAAGAAAGGCAATGTCTCCCATCACAGAACTTAGTGACTGAGGAAGGAGGCTGTTGCTAAGTGATAAAAAGGACGCTAGCTCTCTGAATACTTGCACTATTTGTTaagtttacttttaaagttttctttaaaacttctttaaaagtttactttttaattttcctactAAAAGATCTGATTGAAATGAAACTTGCTATTAATCAGCCTGGAAGGCATCTGTGAAGGTATAGCCTACAGCAAAACACTGGTCAGTTGTCTCTCAGTTCATTTGATCCTACACTAGAAATCTGCATCCTTTAACAACAAACCCTACACTCTCTAAGACAGACTAGCgagaaaaaacaaactaaatataattaaaattcctttcattttcatcctCTTCCAGCACTTATACATTTTGTTAAAGTATTAAACATTTGCTGTTATGATGTGCTTCTCCACTCTAGAGTTGGACACTGGAAATTTTCCTTAGCTGCAACTGCAATTTCATGGTCAGGTTTGTGATCAGGTTCTTGGTATTTATGAATAGTTAGTTACTctcttggtttttattctttcaaaattctcCATTCtgataaacatttagaaaatgatgGGAAACATTCCTGAAATAGTTCTTTCTGGTACGTTGTACTTTATCAACgttattttttgaaactttttggACAGTGAACCCAAGCCCCTATGCTTGAGTTTTGTAATCCTCAAAGGATACATGCACTTAGCGGTAAGAGTTCCAAATACTTTAAGTATACAACATCCTAGGAGGGGCCCAT
This window contains:
- the VEZF1 gene encoding vascular endothelial zinc finger 1 isoform X4 produces the protein MAAHEASHHQQQAAQNSLLPLLSSAVEPPDQKPLLPIPITQKPQAAPETLKDAIGIKKEKPKTSFVCTYCSKAFRDSYHLRRHESCHTGIKLVSRSKKTPTTVVPLISTIAGDSSRTSLVSTIAGILSTVTTSSSGTNPSSSASTTAMPVTQSVKKPSKPVKKNHACEMCGKAFRDVYHLNRHKLSHSDEKPFECPVCNQRFKRKDRMTYHVRSHEGGITKPYTCSVCGKGFSRPDHLSCHVKHVHSTERPFKCQTCTAAFATKDRLRTHMVRHEGKVSCNICGKLLSAAYITSHLKTHGQSQSINCNTCKQGISKTCMSEETSSQKQQQQQQQQQQHVTSWPGKQVETLRLWEEAVKARKKEAANLCQTSTAATTPVTLTTPFNITSSVSSGTMSNPVTVAAAMSMRSPVNVSSAVNITSPMNIGHPVTITSPLSMTSPLTLTTPVNLPTPVTAPVNIAHPVTITSPMNLPTPMTLAAPLNIAMRPVESMPFLPQALPTSPPW
- the VEZF1 gene encoding vascular endothelial zinc finger 1 isoform X3, whose product is MAAHEASHHQQQAAQNSLLPLLSSAVEPPDQKPLLPIPITQKPQAAPETLKDAIGIKKEKPKTSFVCTYCSKAFRDSYHLRRHESCHTGIKLVSRSKKTPTTVVPLISTIAGDSSRTSLVSTIAGILSTVTTSSSGTNPSSSASTTAMPVTQSVKKPSKPVKKNHACEMCGKAFRDVYHLNRHKLSHSDEKPFECPVCNQRFKRKDRMTYHVRSHEGGITKPYTCSVCGKGFSRPDHLSCHVKHVHSTERPFKCQFSSLMQTCTAAFATKDRLRTHMVRHEGKVSCNICGKLLSAAYITSHLKTHGQSQSINCNTCKQGISKTCMSEETSSQKQQQQQQQQQQHVTSWPGKQVETLRLWEEAVKARKKEAANLCQTSTAATTPVTLTTPFNITSSVSSGTMSNPVTVAAAMSMRSPVNVSSAVNITSPMNIGHPVTITSPLSMTSPLTLTTPVNLPTPVTAPVNIAHPVTITSPMNLPTPMTLAAPLNIAMRPVESMPFLPQALPTSPPW
- the VEZF1 gene encoding vascular endothelial zinc finger 1 isoform X1: MEANWTAFLFQAHEASHHQQQAAQNSLLPLLSSAVEPPDQKPLLPIPITQKPQAAPETLKDAIGIKKEKPKTSFVCTYCSKAFRDSYHLRRHESCHTGIKLVSRSKKTPTTVVPLISTIAGDSSRTSLVSTIAGILSTVTTSSSGTNPSSSASTTAMPVTQSVKKPSKPVKKNHACEMCGKAFRDVYHLNRHKLSHSDEKPFECPVCNQRFKRKDRMTYHVRSHEGGITKPYTCSVCGKGFSRPDHLSCHVKHVHSTERPFKCQFSSLMQTCTAAFATKDRLRTHMVRHEGKVSCNICGKLLSAAYITSHLKTHGQSQSINCNTCKQGISKTCMSEETSSQKQQQQQQQQQQHVTSWPGKQVETLRLWEEAVKARKKEAANLCQTSTAATTPVTLTTPFNITSSVSSGTMSNPVTVAAAMSMRSPVNVSSAVNITSPMNIGHPVTITSPLSMTSPLTLTTPVNLPTPVTAPVNIAHPVTITSPMNLPTPMTLAAPLNIAMRPVESMPFLPQALPTSPPW
- the VEZF1 gene encoding vascular endothelial zinc finger 1 isoform X2, which codes for MEANWTAFLFQAHEASHHQQQAAQNSLLPLLSSAVEPPDQKPLLPIPITQKPQAAPETLKDAIGIKKEKPKTSFVCTYCSKAFRDSYHLRRHESCHTGIKLVSRSKKTPTTVVPLISTIAGDSSRTSLVSTIAGILSTVTTSSSGTNPSSSASTTAMPVTQSVKKPSKPVKKNHACEMCGKAFRDVYHLNRHKLSHSDEKPFECPVCNQRFKRKDRMTYHVRSHEGGITKPYTCSVCGKGFSRPDHLSCHVKHVHSTERPFKCQTCTAAFATKDRLRTHMVRHEGKVSCNICGKLLSAAYITSHLKTHGQSQSINCNTCKQGISKTCMSEETSSQKQQQQQQQQQQHVTSWPGKQVETLRLWEEAVKARKKEAANLCQTSTAATTPVTLTTPFNITSSVSSGTMSNPVTVAAAMSMRSPVNVSSAVNITSPMNIGHPVTITSPLSMTSPLTLTTPVNLPTPVTAPVNIAHPVTITSPMNLPTPMTLAAPLNIAMRPVESMPFLPQALPTSPPW